A genomic region of Noviherbaspirillum sp. L7-7A contains the following coding sequences:
- the msrA gene encoding peptide-methionine (S)-S-oxide reductase MsrA has translation MKHMIASILLVASHAMAADSPAPPAGQSATAIFAGGCFWCVEADFEKLPGVIAAESGYTGGAEKNPTYQQVSAGRTGHAEAVRVRYDPSQVGYAQLLTHFWRNIDPTVKNRQFCDSGAQYRTAIYYQDQAQREAALASKAALEKEKRFARIETEVTAAGAFYPAEQYHQDYYKKNPVRYKFYRHNCGRDARLRELWGEPH, from the coding sequence ATGAAACACATGATCGCCAGCATTCTGCTCGTAGCGAGCCACGCGATGGCCGCCGACAGTCCCGCACCGCCGGCGGGCCAGAGCGCCACGGCGATTTTCGCCGGCGGCTGCTTCTGGTGCGTTGAAGCGGATTTTGAAAAACTGCCCGGCGTGATAGCCGCCGAATCCGGTTATACCGGCGGCGCGGAAAAGAACCCTACCTATCAGCAGGTCAGCGCCGGCCGTACCGGCCATGCCGAGGCGGTGCGGGTCCGATACGATCCGTCCCAGGTCGGCTATGCGCAACTGCTGACGCATTTCTGGCGCAATATCGACCCGACCGTGAAGAACAGGCAGTTCTGCGACAGCGGCGCACAGTACCGCACCGCCATCTACTACCAGGACCAGGCGCAGCGCGAAGCGGCGCTTGCCAGCAAGGCGGCGCTGGAAAAGGAAAAACGCTTCGCACGGATCGAGACGGAAGTGACGGCCGCCGGAGCGTTCTATCCGGCCGAGCAATATCACCAGGACTATTACAAGAAGAATCCGGTGCGCTACAAGTTCTACCGGCACAACTGCGGCCGCGATGCACGGCTCAGGGAGTTATGGGGTGAGCCGCATTAA
- a CDS encoding MG2 domain-containing protein: protein MGKRSRLCGLALLAWAMLAQAGTISQFSPQGTVSKVRQVRATFSEPAVKAGDPRAPAPFDIQCSEAGSGRWADERNWVYDFERDLPAGVSCRFQLKKTFRLLSGAAVQGAGSFQFGTDGPVVQRIFPEEWMRADEDQVFLTVQNGQATDASVLAHVHCEAEGVQERIPVKLVTGPVREALIKRFAEKTPPERVTALQCAQRLPNDSAVRLVWDKGVATPTGMATTQPQHFDYKVRRAFTASFSCERENARAGCMPLSPLTLSFSAPIRREMAQKIVLGGSSKKYTPVIEGDEGADMVTMLTFKPNFPENTRLVLEMPHRLVDDAGRPLANASLFPMHLQMAAYPPLAKFAAAPFGIIELDDAPAVPVTVRGIEAAAAPMLASLKVEGDAAIMAWMKRLNRYHENVVEIGGKDVQTRSLALLDKEPAARRTALPGPHVDGGAQRPFEVIGIPMPGAGFYVMELASTRLGTALLDKPAPMYVRTSALVTNLAVHVKVGRENGAVWVTTLDAGKPVPDADVRIADCVGKELWRGRTGADGVALVPRRMDAQCSNVRWDDRLVDGLFVSARAPDARGKPDMAFALTSWNDGIEPFRFNLPVDTDAVATRRAHTVFDRTLFRAGQTVSMKHLMRVETGKGLALPPAGDLPNRVRIMHQGSGQEFRFPLTWRAEGSAETSFAIPAQARLGRYDVMLDHGQVKPGGDNVNGGSDNGHGRRYMTGSFRVEEFRLPVLEGRIAPPKSPQVAPKEVPLTVQLNYLNGGAAAGLPVQLTALMRKRTPSFPAYEEFRFSGRNAENEEEQKIVADKLAIRLDRNGIASTAVRELPAVTGASELLAEMRFADPNGEIQTVSQVVPLWPAAVVAGIRMEDWVSAGRRSRLTALALDLEGRPRANVAMEISAVRHSRNAHRKRMVGGFYAYENETVSKELGRLCSGKSDARGLFVCEADLGEAGEVELTARASDDKGRHSQASTTVWVSGADDVWFGAGNQDRMDLLPERKQYQPGETAVFQARMPFRQATALVAIEREGVLETRVVQLNGRDPVIRVPVTAAHAPNVYVSVLAVRGRLREVPWYSFFTWGWREPRSWLADFRAWKAPGPTVDLAKPAFRFGIAEIAVGTAGYKLDVKVDAAQSAYPVRGKALVTIKATLPGGKPAAGAEIAVAAVDEALLELQSNASWDLLPAMLQRRGYGVQTATAQMQVVGKRHFGRKAMPAGGGGGRAATRELTDTLLLWRPALRLDGQGSAQVEVPLNDALSSFRIVAVATSGAALFGYGQTSIRSTQDVQLIAGLPPVVRQSDRYSAMATVRNGAERSMELAVSALVDGRALDAAPRKLTLAAGQAQELRWEVTAPADGERLSWELKAQEAGGVRAADALKVEQKLLPAVPVTVQQASLFQLDGSRTIALAQAADALPGRGGIALSLSPSLAGAADGLRRYFREYPYSCLEQKTSRAIGLDDQAAWQRLMAELPLYLDTDGLARYYPSSSADTHGSTMLTSYLLAISHEAGLALPEQSRERMLLGLQAYVEGRIDSHDWAPRKDGDTRRLAALEAMSRYGRMPARGLDAIQIQPGIWPTSALLDWIAILRRTPGLPNHARRLQDAEQELRARLNFQGSRMGFSTEASDYWWWQMAGADANAVRMVLASLDDAAWREDLPRLLTGAIARQQRGHWNTTTANAWGTVALRKFSARFEAEAPGGTLRAQLRQGGTERLASHAWTSGAGRIELPWKAAAPRPDDAVTLTQQGAGKPWVTLQSLAAVPLKAPLSSGYRISRRTEMVEQQAEGAISRGDVIRITLEVDAQADMSQVVVADPVPAGATILGSGLGRDSAIASAGNARPSGGWLAFEERSFDSFRAYYSYLPKGTSTISYTVRLNNPGRFQLPPTRVEAMYAPEMHGMAPNAALEVK, encoded by the coding sequence ATGGGTAAGCGCAGCCGACTGTGTGGCCTGGCCTTGCTGGCCTGGGCCATGCTGGCTCAGGCGGGAACCATCAGCCAGTTTTCGCCGCAGGGCACGGTCAGCAAGGTGCGCCAGGTGCGGGCCACCTTTTCCGAACCGGCGGTGAAGGCCGGCGATCCGCGCGCGCCGGCGCCGTTCGACATCCAGTGCAGCGAGGCCGGCAGCGGCCGCTGGGCCGATGAGCGCAACTGGGTGTATGACTTCGAGCGCGACTTGCCGGCCGGCGTCAGCTGCCGCTTTCAGCTGAAAAAGACATTCAGGCTGCTGTCCGGCGCGGCGGTGCAGGGCGCAGGCAGTTTCCAGTTCGGCACCGACGGCCCGGTGGTGCAGCGCATCTTTCCGGAAGAATGGATGCGGGCGGACGAAGACCAGGTCTTCCTGACCGTGCAGAACGGCCAGGCCACCGACGCCAGCGTGCTTGCCCATGTCCATTGCGAGGCGGAGGGTGTGCAGGAACGCATCCCGGTGAAACTGGTGACAGGCCCGGTGCGCGAGGCGCTGATCAAGCGGTTCGCAGAGAAGACGCCGCCCGAGCGCGTGACCGCGCTGCAATGCGCGCAGCGCCTGCCCAACGATTCAGCGGTGCGCCTGGTCTGGGACAAGGGCGTTGCCACGCCCACCGGCATGGCCACCACCCAGCCGCAGCACTTCGACTACAAGGTGCGCCGCGCATTCACCGCCAGCTTTTCCTGCGAACGGGAAAACGCCCGCGCCGGCTGCATGCCGCTGTCGCCGCTGACCCTGTCCTTCAGCGCCCCGATCAGGCGCGAGATGGCGCAGAAGATCGTGCTGGGCGGCAGCAGCAAAAAATACACGCCGGTCATCGAAGGCGATGAAGGCGCCGACATGGTCACGATGCTGACCTTCAAGCCGAATTTCCCGGAAAACACCAGACTGGTGCTGGAAATGCCGCACAGGCTGGTCGACGATGCCGGCCGGCCGCTCGCCAATGCCAGCCTGTTTCCGATGCATCTGCAGATGGCGGCCTATCCGCCGCTGGCCAAGTTCGCAGCCGCACCCTTCGGCATCATCGAGCTGGACGACGCGCCGGCGGTGCCGGTCACGGTGCGCGGCATCGAGGCTGCCGCCGCGCCCATGCTGGCCAGCCTGAAAGTGGAGGGCGACGCCGCCATCATGGCCTGGATGAAGCGCCTGAACCGCTACCATGAAAATGTGGTCGAAATTGGCGGCAAGGATGTGCAGACGCGCAGCCTGGCCCTGCTGGACAAGGAGCCGGCCGCGCGCAGGACCGCGCTGCCGGGTCCGCATGTCGATGGCGGCGCGCAGCGGCCGTTCGAGGTCATCGGCATTCCGATGCCGGGCGCGGGCTTTTATGTGATGGAACTGGCCTCGACCCGGCTGGGAACGGCGCTGCTGGACAAGCCGGCGCCGATGTATGTGCGCACCAGCGCCCTGGTGACCAACCTGGCGGTGCATGTGAAGGTGGGCCGCGAGAATGGCGCGGTCTGGGTCACCACGCTGGATGCGGGCAAGCCGGTGCCCGATGCCGATGTGCGCATTGCCGACTGCGTCGGCAAGGAACTGTGGCGCGGCAGGACCGGCGCCGACGGCGTGGCGCTGGTGCCGCGCCGGATGGATGCGCAATGCAGCAACGTGCGCTGGGACGATCGTCTGGTTGACGGCCTGTTCGTCAGCGCCCGCGCGCCTGATGCCCGCGGCAAGCCCGACATGGCCTTTGCCCTGACTTCCTGGAATGACGGCATCGAGCCGTTCCGCTTCAATCTGCCGGTCGACACCGATGCGGTGGCCACCCGGCGCGCCCATACCGTGTTCGACCGCACCCTGTTCCGGGCCGGCCAGACGGTGTCGATGAAGCATCTGATGCGGGTGGAAACCGGCAAGGGCCTGGCGCTGCCGCCGGCCGGCGATCTGCCCAATCGGGTGCGCATCATGCACCAGGGCAGCGGCCAGGAATTCCGCTTTCCGCTGACCTGGCGCGCCGAGGGAAGCGCCGAGACCAGTTTCGCCATTCCGGCGCAGGCCAGGCTGGGCCGCTACGATGTGATGCTCGATCACGGCCAGGTCAAGCCTGGCGGCGACAACGTCAATGGCGGCAGCGATAACGGGCACGGCCGCCGCTACATGACCGGCAGCTTCCGGGTCGAGGAATTCCGGCTGCCGGTGCTGGAGGGCCGCATCGCGCCGCCGAAGTCGCCGCAGGTGGCGCCGAAGGAAGTGCCGCTGACGGTGCAACTGAATTATCTCAACGGCGGCGCCGCAGCTGGCCTGCCGGTGCAGCTGACGGCGCTGATGCGCAAGCGCACGCCATCCTTTCCTGCTTACGAGGAGTTTCGCTTCTCCGGCAGGAACGCCGAGAACGAGGAAGAGCAGAAGATCGTGGCCGACAAGCTTGCCATCAGGCTCGACCGCAACGGCATCGCCAGCACCGCGGTGCGCGAGCTGCCGGCCGTGACCGGTGCGTCCGAGCTGCTGGCGGAAATGCGCTTTGCCGATCCCAACGGCGAAATCCAGACCGTGTCGCAGGTCGTGCCGCTGTGGCCGGCGGCGGTGGTGGCCGGCATCAGGATGGAAGACTGGGTCTCGGCCGGCAGGCGCAGCCGGCTGACCGCGCTGGCGCTGGACCTGGAAGGCCGGCCGCGCGCCAATGTGGCGATGGAAATCAGCGCGGTGCGCCACAGTCGCAATGCCCATCGCAAGCGCATGGTGGGCGGCTTCTATGCCTATGAAAACGAGACGGTCAGCAAGGAACTGGGCCGGCTGTGCAGCGGCAAGTCGGATGCCCGCGGCCTGTTCGTCTGCGAGGCCGATCTCGGCGAGGCCGGCGAGGTCGAGCTGACCGCGCGCGCCAGCGATGACAAGGGCCGGCATTCGCAGGCATCGACCACGGTCTGGGTCAGCGGCGCCGACGATGTCTGGTTCGGCGCCGGCAACCAGGACCGGATGGACCTGCTGCCCGAGCGCAAGCAGTACCAGCCCGGCGAGACCGCCGTGTTCCAGGCGCGCATGCCGTTCCGCCAGGCCACCGCGCTGGTGGCCATCGAGCGCGAGGGCGTGCTGGAAACCCGGGTGGTGCAGCTGAACGGCCGCGATCCGGTGATCCGGGTGCCGGTGACGGCGGCCCATGCGCCGAATGTGTATGTGTCGGTGCTGGCGGTGCGCGGCCGCTTGCGCGAGGTGCCATGGTATTCCTTCTTCACCTGGGGCTGGCGCGAGCCGCGCAGCTGGCTGGCCGACTTCCGCGCCTGGAAGGCGCCCGGGCCGACGGTGGACCTGGCCAAGCCGGCCTTCCGCTTCGGCATTGCCGAGATCGCCGTGGGCACCGCCGGCTACAAGCTCGATGTGAAGGTCGATGCGGCGCAGTCGGCCTATCCGGTGCGCGGCAAGGCGCTGGTTACCATCAAGGCCACGCTGCCGGGCGGCAAGCCGGCGGCCGGCGCCGAGATAGCCGTGGCGGCGGTGGATGAAGCGCTGCTGGAATTGCAGTCCAATGCCAGCTGGGACCTTCTGCCGGCCATGCTGCAGCGGCGCGGCTACGGCGTGCAGACGGCGACTGCCCAGATGCAGGTGGTGGGCAAGCGCCATTTCGGCCGCAAGGCCATGCCGGCCGGCGGCGGCGGCGGCCGCGCCGCCACCCGCGAACTGACCGACACGCTGCTGCTGTGGCGCCCGGCGCTACGGCTGGACGGGCAGGGCAGCGCCCAGGTCGAGGTGCCGCTCAATGATGCGCTGTCCTCGTTTCGCATTGTCGCGGTGGCCACCAGCGGCGCGGCGCTGTTCGGCTACGGCCAGACCAGCATACGCAGCACCCAGGACGTGCAGCTGATCGCCGGCCTGCCGCCGGTGGTGCGCCAGAGCGACCGCTACAGCGCGATGGCGACCGTGCGCAACGGCGCCGAGCGCAGCATGGAGCTGGCGGTCAGCGCCCTGGTCGACGGCCGGGCGCTGGACGCCGCGCCGCGCAAGCTGACGCTGGCGGCCGGCCAGGCCCAGGAACTGCGCTGGGAGGTGACGGCGCCGGCGGACGGCGAACGCCTGTCATGGGAACTGAAGGCCCAGGAAGCCGGCGGCGTGCGTGCCGCCGATGCGCTGAAAGTCGAGCAAAAGCTGCTGCCGGCCGTGCCGGTCACGGTGCAGCAGGCCAGCCTGTTCCAGCTGGACGGCAGCCGCACGATTGCGCTGGCCCAGGCGGCCGATGCGCTGCCGGGGCGCGGCGGCATTGCGCTGTCGCTCTCGCCTAGCCTGGCCGGCGCGGCCGACGGCCTGCGGCGCTACTTCCGCGAGTATCCGTATTCCTGCCTGGAGCAGAAGACCTCGCGCGCGATCGGCCTGGACGACCAGGCGGCCTGGCAACGCCTCATGGCCGAGCTGCCGCTGTATCTCGATACCGACGGCCTGGCCCGCTACTACCCGTCCTCCAGCGCCGATACCCATGGCAGCACCATGCTGACCAGCTATCTGCTGGCCATCAGCCACGAGGCCGGCCTGGCCCTGCCGGAACAGAGCCGGGAGCGCATGCTGCTGGGCCTGCAGGCCTATGTCGAAGGCCGCATCGACAGCCATGACTGGGCGCCGCGCAAGGATGGCGACACGCGCCGGCTGGCGGCGCTGGAAGCGATGTCGCGCTACGGCCGCATGCCGGCGCGCGGGCTGGACGCGATCCAGATCCAGCCCGGCATCTGGCCCACCTCGGCGCTCTTGGACTGGATCGCCATCCTGCGCCGCACGCCCGGCCTGCCCAACCATGCGCGCCGGCTGCAGGATGCGGAGCAGGAACTGCGCGCACGGCTGAACTTCCAGGGCAGCCGCATGGGCTTTTCCACCGAGGCCAGCGACTACTGGTGGTGGCAGATGGCCGGCGCCGACGCCAATGCCGTGCGCATGGTGCTGGCGTCGCTGGACGATGCCGCCTGGCGCGAGGACCTGCCGCGCCTGCTGACCGGCGCCATCGCCCGCCAGCAGCGCGGCCACTGGAACACCACCACCGCCAATGCCTGGGGCACGGTGGCGCTGCGCAAGTTCTCCGCCCGCTTCGAAGCCGAAGCGCCGGGCGGCACACTGCGCGCGCAGCTGCGCCAGGGCGGGACGGAACGCTTGGCCAGCCATGCCTGGACCAGTGGCGCCGGCAGGATCGAGCTGCCGTGGAAGGCGGCCGCACCCCGGCCTGACGATGCCGTCACCCTGACCCAGCAGGGGGCGGGCAAGCCCTGGGTCACGCTGCAGAGCCTGGCCGCGGTGCCGCTGAAGGCGCCGCTCTCCAGCGGTTACCGCATCAGCCGCAGGACCGAGATGGTGGAGCAGCAGGCAGAGGGCGCAATCAGCCGCGGCGACGTGATACGCATCACGCTGGAAGTCGATGCCCAGGCCGACATGAGCCAGGTGGTGGTGGCCGACCCGGTGCCGGCCGGCGCCACCATCCTGGGCTCGGGCCTGGGGCGCGATTCCGCCATCGCCAGCGCCGGCAATGCCCGGCCGTCCGGCGGCTGGCTGGCCTTCGAGGAGCGCAGCTTCGACAGCTTCCGCGCCTACTACAGCTACCTGCCCAAGGGCACCAGCACCATCAGCTACACGGTGCGCCTCAATAATCCCGGCCGCTTCCAGCTGCCGCCCACCCGGGTCGAGGCGATGTATGCGCCGGAAATGCATGGCATGGCGCCGAATGCCGCGCTGGAGGTGAAGTGA
- the miaB gene encoding tRNA (N6-isopentenyl adenosine(37)-C2)-methylthiotransferase MiaB yields the protein MQKKVFIKTFGCQMNEYDSDKMADVLNAADGYVKTDTPDDADIILFNTCSVREKAQEKVFSDLGRVRELKRANPNLVIGVGGCVASQEGEAIIKRAPYVDLVFGPQTLHRLPDMLHKRRDSGRSQVDISFPEIEKFDHLPPARVEGPTAFVSIMEGCSKYCSYCVVPYTRGEEVSRRFDDVLAEVAGLEAQGVKEITLLGQNVNAYRGEMADGEIADFALLIEYIAELDGIERIRYVTSHPKEFTQRLIDAYARVPKLVNHLYLPAQHGADKILAAMKRGYTALEYKSIIRRLREVRPDIAISSDFIVGFPGETDADFEAMMKLINDIGYDNSFSFIFSPRPGTPAANLADDTPHEVKLARLQRLQAAIADNTRRYSDRMAGSVQRILVEGPSKKDPQQLQGRTENNRVVNFEGNAELIGQMIDLRITESFAYSLRGELIAD from the coding sequence ATGCAAAAGAAAGTATTCATCAAGACCTTCGGCTGCCAGATGAACGAGTACGACTCGGACAAGATGGCCGATGTGCTCAATGCCGCCGACGGCTATGTCAAGACCGACACGCCGGACGATGCCGATATCATCCTCTTCAACACCTGCTCCGTGCGTGAAAAAGCGCAGGAAAAAGTGTTTTCCGACCTCGGCCGGGTGCGCGAGCTCAAGCGGGCCAACCCCAATCTCGTGATCGGCGTGGGCGGCTGCGTGGCCTCGCAGGAAGGCGAGGCCATCATCAAGCGCGCGCCCTATGTCGACCTGGTGTTCGGCCCGCAGACCCTGCACCGCCTGCCCGACATGCTGCACAAGCGGCGCGACAGCGGCCGCTCGCAGGTCGACATCAGCTTCCCGGAAATCGAGAAGTTCGACCACCTGCCGCCGGCGCGGGTGGAAGGCCCGACCGCCTTCGTCTCCATCATGGAAGGCTGCAGCAAGTACTGCAGCTATTGCGTGGTGCCCTATACCCGCGGCGAGGAAGTGTCGCGCCGCTTCGACGACGTGCTGGCCGAAGTGGCCGGCCTGGAAGCCCAGGGCGTGAAGGAAATCACCCTGCTCGGCCAGAACGTCAATGCCTATCGCGGCGAAATGGCCGACGGCGAGATCGCCGATTTTGCGCTCCTGATCGAATACATCGCCGAGCTCGACGGCATCGAGCGCATCCGCTACGTCACCAGCCACCCCAAGGAATTCACCCAGCGCCTGATCGACGCCTATGCCCGCGTGCCCAAGCTGGTCAACCATCTCTACCTGCCGGCCCAGCATGGCGCGGACAAGATCCTGGCGGCAATGAAGCGCGGCTATACCGCGCTGGAATACAAGTCCATCATCCGCCGCCTGCGCGAAGTGCGGCCCGACATTGCGATCTCCTCCGACTTCATCGTCGGCTTTCCGGGCGAGACCGATGCCGACTTCGAGGCCATGATGAAGCTGATCAACGACATCGGCTACGACAACAGCTTTTCCTTCATCTTCAGCCCGCGCCCCGGCACGCCGGCCGCCAACCTGGCCGACGACACGCCGCATGAGGTCAAGCTGGCGCGCCTGCAGCGCCTGCAGGCGGCGATTGCCGACAACACCAGGCGCTACAGCGACCGCATGGCGGGCAGCGTGCAGCGCATCCTGGTCGAGGGCCCTTCCAAGAAGGACCCGCAGCAGCTGCAGGGACGCACGGAAAACAACCGGGTTGTCAATTTTGAAGGCAATGCGGAACTGATCGGCCAGATGATCGATCTTCGTATTACCGAATCCTTTGCCTATTCGCTGCGCGGCGAATTGATCGCAGATTGA
- the pbpC gene encoding penicillin-binding protein 1C: MRRCLAMLLLCAASAAQAVQGYDAVRAAYRPSDALLLDRRGAPLQQVRIDASARRLAWVSLADISPAMRNALVASEDKRFYQHAGVDWNAVAAAAWGSLWHSRTRGASTITMQLAGLLDEGLRRGAAPRSGPQKLEQALTAKALERGWRKDQILEAYLNLVNFRGELVGVHALARVMFGKHPEGLDQVESALAVALIRGPNAGAALVARRACAILTEQGAPALCQGLEGVTQLRLARLAGPDRAVASAPQLAPHLGRRLVKAAGAQVTSTLDAGLQRHARDALQRHLAALDGRNIEDGAVLVLDNASGDVLAWVGSSGALSDAREVDAVLAARQAGSTLKPFLYGLALEERRLTAASLLDDSPLNLATASGLYMPQNYDQQYKGAVSLRTALGSSLNIPAVRTLVMVTPERLFQRLQALGVKLPASGDFYGYSLALGSADISLLALTNAYRALAAGGRSQPVRTVLNAPAVPPAQVMDGNAAWIIGDILSDGSARARTFGLDSPLSTRFWSAVKTGTSKDMRDNWCIGYSARYTVGVWVGNASGESMWNVSGVTGAAPVWQDVMHYLHAGAPAAAPARPAGVLAREIRYGHGEEAARTEYFLPGTEQALIVAVEPDALPAAIRYPTPGMVVALDPDIPPARQRIRLVAQGMAQPRWRLDGKLLPASPGRHDWAPWPGRHRLELLDAGNRVLDQVEFDVRGAIAKISMRK, from the coding sequence ATGCGGCGCTGTCTGGCCATGCTGCTGCTGTGCGCGGCATCCGCCGCCCAGGCGGTGCAAGGCTATGACGCAGTGCGCGCCGCCTACCGGCCGTCGGACGCGCTGCTGCTCGACCGGCGCGGCGCGCCGCTGCAGCAGGTGCGCATCGATGCCAGCGCGCGCCGCCTGGCCTGGGTGTCCCTGGCCGACATCTCGCCGGCCATGCGCAACGCCCTGGTCGCTTCGGAGGACAAGCGCTTCTACCAGCATGCCGGCGTCGACTGGAACGCCGTGGCCGCGGCGGCCTGGGGCAGCCTCTGGCACAGCCGGACCCGGGGCGCCTCCACCATCACGATGCAGCTGGCCGGCCTGCTCGACGAAGGCCTGCGGCGCGGCGCCGCGCCGCGCAGCGGGCCGCAGAAGCTGGAACAGGCCCTGACCGCGAAGGCGCTGGAACGCGGCTGGCGCAAGGACCAGATCCTGGAAGCCTATCTGAACCTGGTCAATTTCCGGGGCGAGCTGGTCGGCGTGCATGCGCTGGCACGGGTCATGTTCGGCAAGCATCCGGAAGGGCTGGACCAGGTCGAGTCGGCGCTGGCGGTGGCGCTGATCCGCGGCCCCAATGCCGGCGCCGCGCTGGTGGCGCGCCGCGCCTGCGCCATCCTGACGGAGCAGGGCGCGCCGGCGCTGTGCCAGGGGCTGGAAGGCGTGACGCAACTGCGGCTGGCGCGCCTGGCCGGGCCGGACCGCGCAGTCGCCAGCGCGCCGCAACTGGCGCCGCATCTCGGCCGGCGCCTGGTGAAGGCGGCTGGCGCACAGGTCACGAGCACGCTGGACGCCGGCCTGCAGCGCCATGCGCGCGACGCGCTGCAGCGGCACCTGGCCGCGCTCGACGGCCGCAACATCGAGGATGGCGCCGTGCTGGTGCTGGACAATGCCAGCGGCGATGTACTGGCCTGGGTGGGTTCCAGCGGCGCCTTGTCGGACGCGCGCGAGGTCGACGCCGTGCTGGCCGCCCGCCAGGCCGGCTCCACCCTCAAGCCCTTCCTGTACGGCCTGGCGCTGGAAGAACGCCGGCTGACGGCGGCCTCGCTGCTGGACGACAGCCCGCTCAACCTTGCCACCGCATCCGGCCTGTACATGCCGCAGAACTACGACCAGCAATACAAGGGCGCGGTCAGCCTGCGCACCGCGCTGGGCTCGTCGCTCAACATTCCCGCCGTGCGCACGCTGGTGATGGTCACGCCCGAGCGCCTGTTCCAGCGCTTGCAGGCGCTGGGCGTGAAGCTGCCCGCGTCGGGCGACTTCTACGGCTACAGCCTGGCGCTGGGCAGCGCCGACATCAGCCTGCTGGCGCTGACCAATGCCTACCGCGCGCTGGCCGCGGGCGGGCGCAGCCAGCCGGTGCGCACCGTGCTGAATGCGCCCGCCGTGCCGCCCGCGCAGGTCATGGACGGCAACGCCGCCTGGATCATCGGCGACATTCTTTCAGACGGCAGCGCCCGCGCCCGCACCTTTGGCCTGGACAGCCCGCTATCAACCCGCTTCTGGAGCGCGGTCAAGACCGGCACCTCCAAGGACATGCGCGACAACTGGTGCATCGGCTATTCGGCCCGCTACACGGTGGGCGTCTGGGTCGGCAATGCCTCGGGCGAATCGATGTGGAATGTCTCCGGCGTCACCGGCGCGGCGCCGGTCTGGCAGGACGTCATGCATTACCTGCACGCCGGTGCGCCAGCCGCCGCGCCAGCCCGGCCGGCCGGCGTGCTGGCGCGCGAGATCCGCTACGGCCACGGCGAGGAGGCTGCCCGCACCGAGTACTTCCTGCCCGGCACGGAGCAGGCGCTGATCGTCGCCGTCGAGCCGGATGCGCTGCCGGCTGCGATCCGCTATCCGACGCCGGGCATGGTGGTGGCGCTCGATCCGGACATTCCGCCGGCGCGCCAGCGCATCCGGCTCGTGGCGCAGGGCATGGCGCAGCCGCGCTGGCGGCTCGACGGCAAGCTGCTGCCGGCTTCTCCAGGCCGTCATGACTGGGCGCCGTGGCCGGGCCGGCACCGGCTGGAACTGCTGGACGCCGGCAACCGGGTGCTGGACCAGGTGGAATTCGACGTGCGCGGCGCGATTGCTAAAATTTCTATGAGGAAATAA
- a CDS encoding SDR family oxidoreductase, whose amino-acid sequence MTMPDLAGKRVLITQADAFMGPTLCEVFAELGAQVVADTRSLWPPEAPAAALAEAGDIDVLLLNLAVPAPTSGVTDATDEEWAHVFGHMVDPMARLVRVALPAMIARRAGKILLMGSASALRGMKRTSSYSAARGAQLAYIQAVGVEVAPHNVQVNAIAQNFVDNPTYFPPEVQALPAFQERLRREVPLGRLVSPREDALFAAFLCSDAAACFVGQVFPVCGGWVAR is encoded by the coding sequence ATGACCATGCCCGACCTGGCCGGCAAGCGGGTGCTGATCACCCAGGCCGACGCTTTCATGGGGCCGACGCTGTGCGAGGTGTTCGCCGAACTCGGCGCGCAGGTGGTGGCCGACACCCGGTCGCTATGGCCGCCCGAGGCGCCCGCCGCGGCGCTGGCCGAGGCGGGCGATATCGATGTGCTGCTCCTGAACCTGGCAGTGCCGGCGCCGACCTCCGGCGTCACCGATGCCACCGACGAGGAATGGGCGCATGTATTCGGCCACATGGTGGACCCGATGGCGCGGCTGGTGCGCGTTGCGTTGCCTGCGATGATTGCCCGCCGCGCCGGCAAGATCCTGCTGATGGGCAGCGCCTCGGCCTTGCGCGGCATGAAGCGCACCTCCAGCTACAGCGCTGCCCGTGGCGCGCAGCTGGCCTACATCCAGGCGGTGGGCGTGGAAGTGGCGCCGCACAATGTGCAGGTCAATGCGATCGCCCAGAACTTCGTCGACAACCCCACTTATTTTCCGCCCGAGGTGCAGGCGTTGCCGGCATTCCAGGAACGGCTGCGGCGCGAAGTACCGCTGGGCAGGCTGGTGTCGCCGCGCGAGGATGCGCTGTTTGCGGCATTCCTGTGCAGCGACGCGGCGGCGTGTTTCGTGGGGCAGGTGTTTCCGGTATGCGGTGGCTGGGTGGCGCGCTAG